Proteins from a genomic interval of Hornefia porci:
- the mutS gene encoding DNA mismatch repair protein MutS: protein MKLSPMMEQYMNIKEQYKDCILFFRLGDFYEMFFDDAKLVSRLLELTLTGKSCGLEERAPMCGVPFHAADSYIEKLVRMGYNVAICEQLEDPAETRGMVKRGVVRIVTPGTVTSDAMLHENENNYLASVYMSTGGMSVAYCDISTGELYITEKTGGTNLFEDMINELVKINVREILINQETAENYGEDEIRDLTDSFIHVMPDSYYSKKSAETAIRAQFGSISLTALGIDGRELCILAMGALLSYLLETQKQNLKQLTRCQFYEIGNHMSLDKATIRNLEITETLYDKKVQGSLLWVLDKTSTAMGGRRLKQWLREPLNESGEINLRLDAVEELTEQPLLQNNIVEALKQVYDFERLSGRIAAGSANAKDLIALRNSIGCLPEIRDNLSDARSELLNGLDAEISDLSGVYRMIQEAIVEEPPYTVKEGGLIREGFSEELDALKDSIRDAKDWIAGLEQSEKSRTGIQHLKVGYNKVFGYYIEISRSNLDQTPEEYIRKQTLVGGERFITPELKEKESLVLNAEAKINKLEYEIFTGLREKIGEYILEIQKTSAAIAVLDVLCSFATVSMRLGYVRPTVDDSRLLSIEKGRHPVIEQTTEQGLFVSNDTYMDSDQSSMLIITGPNMAGKSTYMRQTALIVLMAQAGCFVPAEKAHIGVCDRIFTRIGASDNLAQGQSTFFVEMSELAYILRNAGERSLIILDEIGRGTSTYDGLSIAWATVEYLCSEKRRIRTLFATHYHEMTVLEEELPGVRNLNVDVSEENGNIIFLHKIVPGSASRSYGVHVARLAGVPSRLLNSAEDKLARLEAEGSGNSVTKAFSREPVKDEPKQLSFFSREPVPVVEELKKIDLMNVTPSQAIRILEDLKELIDD, encoded by the coding sequence ATGAAATTATCCCCGATGATGGAGCAGTACATGAACATCAAGGAGCAGTATAAGGACTGTATCCTGTTCTTCCGTCTCGGCGATTTCTATGAGATGTTTTTCGATGACGCCAAGCTGGTTTCGCGCCTGCTTGAGCTGACTCTGACCGGAAAAAGCTGCGGCCTGGAGGAGAGGGCTCCCATGTGTGGAGTCCCCTTCCATGCCGCAGATTCTTATATAGAAAAGCTTGTCCGCATGGGCTATAACGTGGCCATATGCGAGCAGCTGGAGGATCCGGCAGAAACAAGGGGAATGGTCAAGAGAGGAGTCGTCCGCATCGTGACGCCGGGAACGGTGACCTCCGATGCGATGCTTCATGAGAATGAAAACAATTATCTGGCGTCTGTATATATGAGTACCGGCGGGATGTCAGTGGCATACTGTGACATTTCCACCGGAGAGCTTTATATTACAGAGAAGACCGGCGGGACCAATCTGTTTGAGGATATGATCAATGAACTGGTCAAAATCAACGTCAGGGAAATTCTGATCAATCAGGAGACGGCGGAGAACTACGGAGAAGACGAGATTCGTGATCTGACGGATTCCTTCATTCATGTGATGCCGGATTCCTACTACTCGAAAAAATCGGCGGAGACGGCGATAAGGGCCCAGTTCGGGAGCATATCTCTGACGGCCCTGGGCATCGACGGACGGGAGCTGTGCATCCTGGCCATGGGAGCACTGCTGTCCTATCTTCTGGAAACTCAGAAGCAGAATCTGAAACAGCTGACCCGCTGCCAGTTTTATGAGATCGGAAATCACATGTCTCTGGACAAGGCGACGATCAGAAACCTTGAGATTACAGAGACATTGTATGATAAAAAAGTGCAGGGCTCGCTTTTGTGGGTCCTGGATAAAACCTCCACCGCGATGGGCGGACGCAGACTCAAGCAGTGGCTGCGGGAACCGCTGAACGAGTCCGGCGAGATCAATCTCCGCCTGGACGCCGTGGAGGAACTGACGGAACAGCCGCTTCTGCAGAACAATATCGTGGAGGCGCTGAAGCAGGTCTATGACTTTGAGCGTCTCTCGGGGCGGATTGCCGCGGGCAGTGCCAACGCGAAGGACCTGATCGCTCTGCGGAATTCCATCGGCTGCCTGCCGGAAATCCGGGATAACCTGAGTGATGCGCGGAGCGAGCTTCTGAACGGGCTCGATGCGGAGATTTCAGATCTTTCCGGGGTGTACCGCATGATTCAGGAGGCGATTGTGGAAGAGCCGCCGTACACGGTGAAGGAGGGCGGACTTATCCGGGAGGGCTTTTCTGAAGAGCTGGACGCGCTGAAGGACTCCATCCGCGACGCGAAGGACTGGATTGCCGGACTGGAGCAGAGTGAAAAGTCGCGTACCGGCATTCAGCACCTGAAGGTGGGATATAACAAGGTGTTCGGCTATTACATTGAAATCAGCCGTTCCAACCTCGATCAGACGCCGGAGGAATACATCCGCAAACAGACCCTGGTGGGCGGAGAACGGTTCATCACGCCTGAGCTCAAGGAAAAGGAGAGTCTGGTCCTGAACGCCGAGGCGAAAATCAACAAACTGGAGTACGAGATTTTTACCGGTCTGCGGGAGAAAATCGGAGAGTACATCCTGGAGATCCAGAAGACCTCTGCCGCCATCGCGGTTCTCGACGTCCTGTGCTCCTTCGCCACGGTGAGCATGCGTCTGGGCTATGTGCGCCCGACGGTGGACGACAGCAGACTGCTCTCCATCGAGAAGGGGCGTCATCCTGTCATCGAGCAGACGACGGAACAGGGGCTGTTCGTGTCCAACGACACTTATATGGACAGCGATCAGTCCAGTATGCTCATCATAACCGGACCGAACATGGCGGGAAAATCCACTTATATGCGGCAGACCGCTCTGATCGTCCTGATGGCGCAGGCAGGATGCTTTGTCCCTGCGGAGAAGGCTCACATCGGCGTCTGCGACCGGATCTTCACGCGCATCGGCGCATCGGACAATCTGGCCCAGGGGCAGTCCACATTCTTCGTGGAGATGAGTGAGCTTGCGTATATTCTGCGAAACGCCGGAGAGCGGAGTCTGATCATTCTGGACGAGATTGGACGGGGCACCAGCACCTATGACGGGCTGTCCATCGCCTGGGCCACGGTAGAATACCTCTGCAGCGAGAAACGCCGGATCCGGACGCTTTTCGCGACGCATTATCACGAGATGACCGTGCTGGAGGAGGAGCTTCCGGGAGTCCGCAACCTGAACGTGGACGTGTCGGAGGAGAACGGCAACATCATTTTCCTGCACAAAATCGTGCCCGGCAGTGCGAGCCGCAGCTACGGCGTCCATGTGGCGCGGCTGGCGGGCGTTCCTTCCCGGCTCCTGAACAGTGCGGAGGACAAGCTTGCCCGCCTGGAGGCGGAGGGCTCGGGGAATTCTGTGACAAAGGCGTTTTCCCGGGAGCCGGTGAAGGATGAGCCGAAGCAGCTGTCCTTCTTCTCTCGCGAGCCGGTTCCCGTTGTAGAGGAGCTGAAGAAGATAGACCTTATGAATGTGACGCCCTCTCAGGCGATCCGCATTCTGGAGGATCTGAAGGAACTGATCGATGATTAA